One genomic segment of Desulforamulus reducens MI-1 includes these proteins:
- a CDS encoding pyrimidine-nucleoside phosphorylase, with translation MRMVDIILKKRRGLELTSEEIEFFIQGYTKGEVPDYQAAAFLMAAFFQGLTPRETGDLTMSMARSGDQADLSSIPGIKVDKHSTGGVGDKVTLILGPLVAAAGIPVAKMSGRGLGHTGGTIDKLESIPGFQVTMDNQNFLQQVKRVKLAVVAQTGHLAPADKKLYALRDVTATVDSIPFIAASVMSKKIAAGADAIVLDVKVGSGAFMKNSEDAFSLARTMVEIGTSVGRQTVALVTDMDQPLGFAIGNALEVKEAIETLRGNGPADLRELCIYLGTEMLKLAGIAEDELVARRKLEELLSNGGALNKFKELIEAQGGDPEVVENPDRLPGASSVYPVISDIEGYVREIQSEQVGVVAMWLGAGRATKESVIDLGVGVVLKKKVGDYVKKGEVIADLHVNENKEIAKVADLLRKAYVLQREPVVAKEILLGKVTKESI, from the coding sequence ATGCGAATGGTGGACATTATCCTGAAAAAAAGACGGGGCTTGGAACTTACCTCGGAAGAAATAGAATTTTTTATTCAGGGTTATACCAAGGGAGAAGTACCGGACTATCAAGCGGCAGCCTTTCTAATGGCAGCCTTTTTCCAGGGACTAACCCCCAGGGAAACGGGAGATTTAACTATGTCCATGGCTAGATCCGGTGATCAGGCGGACCTTTCATCGATTCCCGGCATAAAGGTCGATAAGCATAGTACAGGTGGCGTTGGGGATAAAGTTACGTTAATTCTCGGACCCTTGGTTGCGGCTGCGGGCATACCGGTGGCTAAGATGTCCGGTCGGGGCTTGGGACATACCGGAGGCACCATTGATAAACTGGAATCCATTCCAGGCTTCCAAGTAACCATGGATAACCAAAATTTTTTGCAACAGGTAAAACGAGTAAAATTGGCCGTTGTGGCCCAAACCGGTCATTTAGCTCCGGCAGATAAGAAACTCTATGCATTACGGGATGTTACGGCCACTGTGGACAGTATTCCCTTTATTGCTGCCTCGGTCATGAGTAAAAAGATAGCCGCCGGGGCGGATGCCATCGTATTGGATGTTAAGGTGGGCAGTGGTGCATTCATGAAAAACTCAGAGGATGCCTTTTCCTTAGCCAGAACTATGGTGGAAATTGGCACCAGCGTAGGGCGGCAAACGGTGGCCCTGGTTACCGACATGGATCAACCCTTGGGTTTTGCCATTGGCAATGCGTTGGAGGTAAAAGAAGCCATCGAAACCCTAAGGGGCAACGGGCCGGCTGATTTACGGGAGCTATGCATTTATCTGGGCACCGAGATGCTAAAACTGGCTGGCATAGCAGAGGATGAGTTAGTAGCCCGCAGAAAATTAGAAGAGCTCTTAAGTAATGGTGGCGCCCTCAATAAATTTAAGGAGCTTATTGAGGCCCAGGGCGGTGATCCTGAAGTTGTGGAGAATCCCGATCGATTACCGGGGGCCTCTAGTGTATATCCTGTGATATCAGATATAGAGGGATATGTAAGGGAAATACAGTCTGAGCAGGTTGGCGTCGTTGCCATGTGGCTGGGGGCTGGCAGGGCCACTAAGGAATCGGTGATCGACCTAGGTGTGGGTGTGGTCTTAAAGAAAAAGGTCGGTGATTATGTAAAGAAAGGTGAGGTTATCGCTGATTTACATGTTAATGAAAACAAGGAAATTGCCAAGGTTGCAGACCTGCTAAGGAAGGCCTATGTTTTACAAAGGGAACCAGTCGTGGCCAAGGAAATTTTACTGGGTAAGGTAACGAAGGAAAGTATATAA
- a CDS encoding D-alanyl-D-alanine carboxypeptidase family protein: MKGILKIIGTTSICLIFALSFSIAMAFAEPADQGQKAKPNGIGEKSSSAQLETTAETAVLLDYSSGQVLYDKDMHVARPMASVTKLMTMLLICEAESQERIKMSDKVVASEHACSMGGSQIFLEPGEEMTAKEMLISIATGSANDASVAMAEFIAGSQEAFVSMMNEKAKKMGLKNTHFSNPTGLPIENHYTSAYDMAQVLRECLRYPLFREVSSIYEYDLRGGDFKLWNTNKLLKWYAGADAGKTGWTNEASYCLAASAKRDSLRLVSVVLGCPMPRTHFQETIKIFNYGFARYKAVDMAEAGQVVKEIKVEKGMMEKVKVITKDPVGLVVPKGQEKTVKGTINLPEKVVAPIKKGQIIGQYVVSKDGKEVLKVDLIVAQDIKKASPFKLLNNMLDRVYSME; the protein is encoded by the coding sequence ATGAAAGGGATATTAAAAATCATTGGTACAACATCGATCTGCCTGATTTTTGCTTTATCATTCAGTATAGCAATGGCCTTTGCAGAACCAGCAGATCAAGGACAGAAGGCAAAACCAAATGGTATAGGTGAAAAATCATCATCTGCCCAATTAGAAACCACTGCGGAAACGGCAGTATTGCTGGATTATAGTTCTGGTCAAGTTTTATATGACAAAGATATGCATGTTGCAAGACCTATGGCCAGTGTTACGAAATTAATGACTATGTTGCTTATTTGTGAAGCTGAATCCCAGGAAAGAATCAAAATGAGCGACAAAGTTGTAGCCAGCGAACATGCATGTAGCATGGGAGGATCCCAAATTTTCTTGGAACCTGGTGAAGAAATGACCGCAAAGGAAATGTTAATTTCCATTGCCACAGGATCAGCCAATGATGCCAGTGTAGCCATGGCGGAATTCATTGCAGGGTCCCAAGAAGCCTTTGTTTCTATGATGAATGAAAAGGCAAAGAAGATGGGCCTAAAAAATACACATTTCTCCAATCCAACCGGTTTACCCATTGAGAATCATTATACATCTGCCTATGATATGGCACAGGTTTTGAGAGAGTGTTTGCGCTATCCCCTGTTCAGAGAAGTTTCATCCATCTATGAGTATGATCTGCGTGGCGGGGATTTTAAGCTATGGAATACCAACAAGTTATTAAAATGGTATGCAGGGGCAGATGCCGGTAAGACAGGCTGGACAAATGAAGCAAGTTACTGCTTAGCTGCTTCTGCCAAACGGGATAGTTTAAGGCTGGTTTCTGTGGTATTAGGTTGTCCCATGCCGAGAACTCATTTTCAAGAAACCATTAAGATATTTAACTATGGTTTTGCTCGATACAAAGCTGTGGACATGGCAGAAGCCGGCCAGGTTGTAAAAGAAATAAAGGTTGAGAAGGGTATGATGGAGAAGGTTAAGGTAATTACCAAAGACCCCGTGGGTTTAGTCGTTCCCAAAGGACAGGAAAAAACAGTAAAAGGAACCATAAATTTGCCAGAAAAAGTGGTTGCACCTATAAAAAAGGGACAAATCATTGGTCAATACGTTGTGAGTAAAGATGGTAAGGAAGTATTAAAGGTGGACTTAATTGTAGCACAGGATATTAAGAAAGCTTCTCCGTTCAAACTTTTAAATAATATGCTGGATCGTGTGTACAGTATGGAGTAA
- the spoIIAA gene encoding anti-sigma F factor antagonist: MHLDIEQQQETLLVRLVGELDLGIADKLRKALDNQLIEKRIKYLILNISRVTFVDSSGLGVILGRYKRLVHIGGKVILVGAQPQVRRILELSGLMQIMEEYPDENLALAKIV, from the coding sequence ATGCATTTGGATATAGAACAGCAACAAGAAACTTTGTTGGTTCGCTTGGTCGGAGAGCTAGACCTGGGTATAGCAGATAAATTGCGTAAAGCTTTAGATAATCAGTTAATCGAAAAAAGAATAAAGTATCTTATCCTAAATATATCCCGAGTAACTTTTGTTGATAGTTCTGGACTGGGGGTCATATTGGGACGTTATAAACGTCTAGTACATATAGGAGGTAAGGTGATTCTGGTTGGAGCACAGCCCCAGGTTCGAAGAATACTAGAACTCTCAGGACTGATGCAGATTATGGAAGAATATCCCGATGAAAACTTGGCTCTGGCTAAGATAGTTTAA
- the spoIIAB gene encoding anti-sigma F factor, with amino-acid sequence MKLLNSCSIEFTSIPENVGFARVAIAAFASQLECTLPELEEIKVAVSEAVGNSILHGYRNQQDKKVLVTANIYKEGLEIQVSDEGVGIADINLAMQPAYSTDPERMGLGFVFMQSFSDRMQVDSTPGKGTTVTMFKQIGMRGARVRAN; translated from the coding sequence ATGAAGTTACTAAATAGCTGCTCAATTGAATTTACCAGTATACCTGAGAATGTAGGATTTGCCCGGGTGGCCATAGCCGCCTTTGCCTCACAATTGGAATGCACACTACCAGAGCTTGAAGAAATAAAAGTAGCAGTCTCGGAAGCTGTGGGAAATTCGATCTTACATGGCTATCGAAATCAACAGGATAAAAAAGTTCTAGTAACGGCAAATATCTATAAAGAAGGATTGGAGATTCAAGTATCGGATGAGGGCGTTGGTATTGCCGATATTAATCTTGCTATGCAGCCGGCTTATTCCACAGATCCGGAAAGAATGGGCCTTGGCTTTGTATTTATGCAATCCTTCAGTGATCGTATGCAGGTGGACTCAACACCGGGAAAAGGTACTACTGTGACGATGTTTAAACAAATTGGTATGCGTGGTGCCCGGGTGCGGGCCAACTAA
- the sigF gene encoding RNA polymerase sporulation sigma factor SigF: MSSSRLLEMNLPRFPLLGDKEMRGLLKKAQSGNSEARERLVNCNLKLVFNLVQRFSNRGYELEDLFQIGCIGLMKAIDKFDLSYDVKFSTYAVPMIVGEIRRFLRDDSPVKVSRSLKETAYKIQQTRDRLTARLGREPSINEIAEELSYSREEVVNALEAAQMPTSIYETLHQDDGDPIYILDQLSGEDEGDAPWLEKLAVKQILIQLPERDRQILLWRFFEDKTQSEVALRLGLSQVQVSRLERQALRKLKELMHQTGS, encoded by the coding sequence ATGAGTTCCTCAAGACTCCTAGAAATGAATCTCCCCCGCTTCCCCTTGCTGGGCGATAAAGAAATGAGAGGGCTACTTAAAAAAGCTCAGTCTGGTAATAGCGAGGCTAGGGAGAGGTTGGTAAACTGTAATTTAAAACTGGTCTTTAACCTGGTGCAAAGGTTTAGCAACAGGGGATACGAATTGGAGGATTTGTTTCAAATTGGGTGTATTGGTCTGATGAAGGCCATCGATAAATTTGATTTAAGTTATGATGTTAAATTCTCTACCTACGCTGTACCCATGATTGTAGGTGAAATAAGACGTTTTCTAAGGGATGATAGTCCCGTAAAGGTAAGCCGTTCCCTTAAGGAAACAGCCTACAAAATTCAGCAAACCAGGGACCGTCTGACAGCCCGACTGGGTAGGGAACCATCCATTAATGAGATTGCCGAAGAACTTAGCTACAGCCGGGAAGAAGTTGTCAATGCTCTGGAGGCAGCACAAATGCCCACCTCTATTTACGAAACATTGCATCAGGATGACGGGGATCCGATCTATATTCTGGATCAACTTAGTGGTGAGGATGAGGGAGACGCACCATGGTTGGAAAAACTAGCAGTGAAGCAGATATTAATTCAACTTCCTGAAAGGGATCGGCAGATATTGTTGTGGAGATTTTTTGAGGATAAAACACAGTCTGAAGTAGCGTTACGCCTAGGTCTTTCACAGGTCCAAGTGTCTCGGTTGGAAAGACAAGCCCTAAGAAAACTTAAAGAATTAATGCACCAAACAGGTAGTTAA
- the spoVAC gene encoding stage V sporulation protein AC, translating into MNSLDPLKIKKKYKDLVMQVKPKPTVLKNGVMAFLVGGLVCALGQIIMNYFSAQGLEAQDVGFATSAVLVFLAALLTGLGVYDEIAKYAGAGTIVPITGFANSMVAPAMEYRGEGMVFGVGARLFTIAGPVLVYGIVSAWLVGLAAYIFST; encoded by the coding sequence ATGAATTCCTTAGACCCTTTGAAGATTAAGAAAAAATATAAGGATTTAGTGATGCAGGTTAAACCAAAGCCCACTGTACTTAAAAATGGGGTTATGGCTTTTTTGGTTGGCGGCCTTGTTTGTGCCCTGGGACAAATTATCATGAATTATTTTAGTGCTCAGGGGTTAGAAGCACAGGATGTTGGCTTTGCAACATCAGCCGTATTGGTTTTTTTGGCGGCTCTCTTAACTGGCTTGGGCGTATATGATGAAATTGCCAAGTACGCAGGGGCAGGAACCATCGTACCAATTACAGGTTTTGCCAATTCAATGGTTGCTCCGGCCATGGAATATCGTGGCGAAGGAATGGTTTTCGGTGTAGGGGCAAGACTATTCACCATAGCAGGGCCTGTGCTTGTTTATGGCATTGTTTCCGCATGGCTGGTGGGTCTGGCTGCATATATTTTTTCAACTTAA
- the spoVAD gene encoding stage V sporulation protein AD — translation MGALKKQGLQTVVFSKPPVIVASACMAGPKEAEGPLKKTFDKTLEDMYYGEKTWEKAEQKIFQETLELAINKASLTSDKIDYLLAGDLSNQIIATNFTARNLGIPFLGLYGACSTLYESLILGSMLIDGGYARYVLVGASSHYATAERQFRFPIEQGVQRAMSAQWTVTGAGAIVLAAQGEGPRITHATVGRVIDFGEGDASDMGAAMAPAAADTLLRHLSDTGRTTADYSLIASGDLGKYGRELVVRLAEEQAVKLSDTYVDCGVLVFDESQDTHAGGSGCACSAVVTCGYILNGMKEGWIKTFLGIGTGALLSPCSCQQGETIPGIAHAVALEN, via the coding sequence ATAGGTGCATTAAAAAAACAAGGTCTACAGACCGTTGTTTTTAGCAAGCCACCAGTAATTGTTGCTTCAGCCTGTATGGCAGGACCGAAAGAAGCGGAGGGGCCACTGAAGAAAACCTTTGATAAAACCTTAGAAGATATGTACTACGGAGAAAAGACTTGGGAGAAGGCAGAACAAAAAATTTTTCAAGAAACCTTGGAATTGGCTATCAACAAAGCATCATTAACATCAGATAAAATTGACTACTTATTAGCAGGTGACCTATCAAACCAAATTATTGCTACCAATTTTACAGCTAGGAATCTTGGTATACCCTTCCTAGGATTATACGGAGCTTGTTCAACCCTGTATGAAAGCTTGATCTTGGGTAGTATGTTGATCGACGGAGGATATGCCAGGTATGTATTAGTGGGCGCTTCTAGTCATTATGCCACAGCAGAGAGACAGTTCCGCTTTCCCATCGAACAGGGTGTACAACGGGCCATGTCTGCTCAATGGACAGTAACCGGAGCGGGAGCCATAGTATTGGCAGCTCAGGGAGAAGGGCCAAGGATAACTCATGCTACTGTGGGCAGAGTGATTGACTTTGGTGAAGGAGATGCAAGTGATATGGGGGCTGCCATGGCTCCGGCCGCTGCGGATACATTGCTAAGACATCTTTCTGATACAGGACGGACAACCGCAGACTATAGCCTAATAGCCTCAGGAGATTTAGGCAAATACGGCAGGGAACTGGTGGTCAGGCTTGCCGAGGAACAGGCCGTTAAACTTTCGGATACTTATGTAGATTGCGGTGTGTTGGTCTTTGATGAAAGCCAAGACACCCATGCGGGGGGAAGCGGTTGTGCCTGCTCAGCTGTTGTGACCTGTGGTTATATTTTAAATGGAATGAAAGAGGGATGGATTAAGACTTTTTTGGGTATTGGTACAGGTGCCTTATTGTCTCCATGTAGTTGCCAACAGGGTGAAACCATTCCTGGTATTGCCCATGCAGTTGCCTTAGAAAATTAA
- the spoVAE gene encoding stage V sporulation protein AE yields MLLKAFLVGGAICLIGQLLMDLTSYKITPGHILVGFVTVGVIVSALGLYQPLVDFAGAGATVPLTGFGHLLAQGAIKEAQNSGILGVFKGALSAASGGITAAVLFGYLAALIFKPKG; encoded by the coding sequence ATGCTGCTCAAAGCTTTCCTAGTTGGGGGTGCCATTTGCTTAATCGGGCAACTTCTCATGGATTTGACCAGTTATAAAATTACCCCAGGCCATATTTTAGTGGGCTTTGTTACTGTTGGAGTAATTGTTAGTGCTCTGGGTCTTTACCAGCCTCTAGTTGATTTTGCCGGAGCAGGAGCCACTGTCCCCTTAACAGGTTTTGGACATCTTTTAGCCCAGGGGGCTATAAAAGAGGCACAAAATTCAGGGATACTGGGTGTTTTTAAAGGTGCTTTAAGTGCTGCTTCGGGAGGGATAACTGCAGCGGTATTGTTCGGTTATCTGGCTGCCCTGATTTTTAAACCCAAGGGATAG
- a CDS encoding stage V sporulation protein AE, with protein MNQKRNVILVTDGDQIARRTLEIAAKNVGARCISMSAGNPTRLSGKKMVDLIKSAAHDPVIVMFDDKGAEGQGLGEKAMMEVYNSPDINILGVLAVASNSSCCDGARVDVSITDSGAVVKGPVNKFGRTTKRKELQGDTVEILNDLDVPVVVGIGDIGKMYGADDYHYGAPITTQALLEIIERSGYQWERQP; from the coding sequence ATGAATCAGAAGAGAAATGTGATTTTGGTTACAGATGGAGATCAAATTGCCCGGCGTACCCTAGAGATAGCCGCTAAAAATGTAGGGGCCCGTTGTATCTCCATGTCAGCCGGTAATCCCACTCGATTAAGCGGGAAAAAAATGGTGGACTTAATAAAATCTGCTGCCCACGATCCGGTTATTGTGATGTTTGATGATAAAGGAGCTGAAGGTCAAGGCTTAGGAGAAAAGGCCATGATGGAAGTATATAATAGCCCTGATATTAATATTTTGGGAGTATTGGCTGTGGCATCCAATAGTAGCTGCTGTGACGGTGCCAGGGTTGATGTATCGATAACCGATTCTGGAGCAGTGGTTAAGGGTCCTGTGAATAAATTTGGCAGAACCACCAAGCGAAAGGAGCTCCAAGGAGATACCGTGGAGATACTAAACGATCTTGATGTTCCGGTAGTTGTTGGTATCGGGGACATTGGTAAAATGTACGGAGCCGATGATTACCATTATGGGGCGCCTATAACGACCCAGGCATTACTAGAAATTATAGAAAGGAGTGGTTATCAATGGGAGCGACAGCCGTAG
- a CDS encoding spore germination protein produces the protein MGATAVEKEAPKVSSNLERNIAYLNTVMGHGKSFDIVLRRFNVAGKEIAIYFVNGFVKDDVMSLILRNLDELKRPEVSPGSLKKLFNEHINHIQVETVNDLEKIIDQVLSGPLALLIEGEEQALIIDLRMYPSRSPQEPDLEKVVRGPRDGFVETLLMNTLLIRRRLRDPRLRNEVMQVGTRSKTDVVISYIEDIANPDMVKRIKENLQKVKIDGIPMAEKAIEELIEPGKYGHLFPKVRFTERPDVAVTHLLEGRVLIMVDTSPSVIIAPCTLWDHLQSAEEYREGPPVGVYIRWVRYLGVLAALFLLPVWFLFAIQPELLPPALKFIGPNEPGKIPLIGQFLLAELAIDMIRLATVHTPSPLATSTGIIAALLVGDVAISVGLFNAEVVMYTAMAAVASFMIPSYELSWAVRLVRLFLLLTTAAFRLPGLLIGSLLVLVYLISTKSVGVPYMWPLVPFNYKEMMSVLVRTPVDIRNTRPSIFKPQDPIRQAVSEPARKPEKGNKNDQ, from the coding sequence ATGGGAGCGACAGCCGTAGAAAAGGAAGCACCAAAGGTATCATCAAACTTGGAAAGAAATATTGCCTACCTCAATACTGTTATGGGTCATGGAAAAAGTTTTGATATTGTGTTGAGGAGATTTAATGTAGCGGGTAAAGAAATTGCCATTTATTTCGTCAACGGCTTTGTAAAAGATGACGTAATGTCTCTCATTTTGCGTAACCTAGATGAACTAAAGAGACCAGAGGTTTCTCCCGGCAGCCTTAAAAAACTTTTTAACGAACACATTAATCACATTCAAGTAGAGACAGTCAATGATCTGGAAAAAATTATTGATCAAGTCTTAAGTGGACCCCTTGCCTTATTAATTGAGGGTGAAGAACAGGCACTGATTATTGACTTAAGGATGTACCCTTCCCGTTCTCCCCAGGAACCCGATCTGGAAAAGGTGGTTCGCGGACCCCGGGACGGTTTTGTGGAAACCCTATTAATGAATACATTATTGATCAGGCGTCGCTTAAGGGACCCACGACTGAGGAATGAAGTTATGCAGGTGGGCACCCGCTCAAAGACCGATGTTGTTATTTCATACATAGAGGACATTGCCAATCCGGATATGGTTAAAAGGATTAAGGAGAATCTACAGAAAGTAAAAATTGATGGCATTCCCATGGCGGAAAAGGCCATTGAGGAATTGATAGAGCCCGGGAAGTATGGGCACCTATTCCCTAAAGTACGGTTTACTGAGCGTCCCGATGTAGCTGTAACACACCTGCTGGAGGGCAGAGTCTTGATTATGGTGGACACGTCACCTAGTGTTATTATCGCACCTTGTACCCTGTGGGATCATCTTCAGTCAGCGGAGGAGTACCGGGAGGGACCGCCGGTTGGCGTATACATCCGATGGGTTCGTTATCTAGGTGTGCTGGCTGCCTTATTCCTGTTGCCAGTGTGGTTCCTTTTTGCCATCCAACCGGAGCTGTTGCCACCGGCATTAAAGTTTATTGGGCCCAACGAACCAGGGAAAATACCCCTTATTGGTCAGTTTTTACTGGCTGAATTGGCCATTGATATGATCAGACTGGCCACTGTACATACGCCTAGTCCCTTGGCAACCTCCACAGGTATCATAGCAGCTTTATTGGTGGGAGACGTGGCCATCAGTGTGGGACTTTTCAATGCAGAGGTGGTAATGTATACGGCCATGGCAGCGGTGGCCTCCTTTATGATTCCCAGTTATGAACTCAGTTGGGCAGTAAGATTGGTAAGATTGTTCCTGCTGTTGACCACAGCTGCCTTCCGTCTACCCGGATTGCTGATAGGTTCGCTGTTAGTCTTAGTTTATCTAATAAGTACAAAATCCGTGGGTGTTCCATACATGTGGCCCTTAGTACCCTTTAATTACAAAGAAATGATGTCAGTGCTGGTTCGTACACCTGTGGATATACGGAATACAAGACCATCAATCTTTAAGCCCCAGGATCCTATCCGACAAGCAGTATCTGAACCCGCTCGTAAACCAGAAAAGGGTAATAAAAATGATCAGTAA
- the mobA gene encoding molybdenum cofactor guanylyltransferase, with translation MDKKCPYSAVILAGGSSSRMKTNKALLEFHGRSIIQTIIDKLQLFFQQIIIISNQPDQYSHFNLPIYCDIILNRGPLSGIHSGLKNITTNGAFFVACDMPFVNPQLAQELTSNLSYYQAVVPRQGEYLQPLYAAYRKDCIQAVEQALQIERPRIKSFYDLVQVNYFDIYKRPQYNWDKIFFNVNTPEEYQIAQKL, from the coding sequence TTGGACAAAAAATGTCCTTATTCTGCGGTAATTTTAGCAGGTGGCAGCAGTAGTCGTATGAAAACAAACAAAGCACTGCTGGAGTTCCATGGCAGATCAATTATTCAAACTATAATTGATAAATTGCAACTTTTTTTTCAACAAATCATTATTATTTCTAACCAACCAGATCAATACTCTCACTTTAACCTACCTATATATTGTGATATTATTCTCAATAGGGGTCCCCTTTCCGGTATTCATAGTGGACTGAAAAATATTACTACAAATGGTGCTTTTTTCGTGGCCTGCGATATGCCCTTCGTGAACCCCCAGCTTGCCCAGGAACTGACGTCCAATCTCAGTTATTATCAGGCTGTGGTCCCCCGACAGGGTGAATATTTGCAACCCTTGTACGCAGCTTATCGGAAAGACTGTATTCAGGCAGTGGAACAGGCTTTACAAATAGAACGACCACGAATTAAATCCTTTTATGATCTTGTCCAGGTAAACTATTTTGATATATACAAACGCCCTCAATACAACTGGGATAAAATATTTTTTAATGTCAATACACCAGAAGAATATCAAATAGCTCAAAAACTCTAA
- the tatA gene encoding twin-arginine translocase TatA/TatE family subunit translates to MSQERLQIERGVNIFFEGIFQPTHLVLILIVVLIIFGPGKLPEVGKAMGKTVSEFRRATSASLEQAEKKEKIAQAKEEEKQ, encoded by the coding sequence TTGTCCCAGGAAAGACTACAAATAGAAAGGGGAGTGAACATCTTCTTCGAGGGAATTTTTCAACCAACTCATCTGGTACTTATTTTGATTGTGGTGCTAATAATTTTTGGTCCAGGCAAGCTACCTGAAGTAGGCAAAGCCATGGGAAAAACCGTAAGTGAATTTAGAAGGGCTACTTCAGCCAGCCTAGAGCAGGCAGAGAAAAAAGAAAAAATTGCTCAGGCTAAGGAAGAAGAAAAACAGTAA